The following are encoded in a window of Halosimplex halophilum genomic DNA:
- a CDS encoding carbohydrate ABC transporter permease — protein MSDARPDDSIAGRASRSFDGLTSNLTLESVGVHAFLYGVALIFLLPYLYMLTLSFQPRSTAIDGIPYWIPPEFTLEHYQYLFENSLIVDWTINTFIIAGGATLLILVVDSMIAYSLSRLSWPGQATILGIIVASFMVPYYLNIVPLFTIIADLGLVNSYWGVVLPAAASPLGVFLLYQFFKDIPDEYEEAARLDGFSTFQIFTRLILPLSRPVLTALALFQFVFNWNAFLWPLVVLQDNAAFTLPIGLVSLLNAQIYRPGRTMAAALIASIPLLLVFLLLQRYLVQAVEMQGVTE, from the coding sequence ATGAGTGACGCACGCCCCGACGATTCGATAGCCGGCCGCGCCTCGCGGTCGTTCGACGGACTGACGAGCAACCTCACGCTCGAGAGCGTGGGCGTCCACGCGTTCCTCTACGGGGTCGCGCTGATCTTCCTGCTCCCGTATCTCTACATGCTGACGCTGTCGTTCCAGCCCCGGAGCACCGCGATCGACGGCATCCCGTACTGGATCCCGCCGGAGTTCACGCTCGAACACTACCAGTACCTGTTCGAGAACTCACTCATCGTCGACTGGACGATCAACACGTTCATCATCGCGGGCGGGGCGACCCTGCTGATCCTAGTCGTCGACTCGATGATCGCCTACTCGCTGTCCCGGCTGAGCTGGCCCGGGCAGGCGACCATCCTCGGGATCATCGTCGCCAGTTTCATGGTCCCGTACTACCTGAACATCGTGCCGCTGTTCACGATCATCGCCGACCTGGGACTCGTCAACAGCTACTGGGGCGTCGTCCTGCCCGCGGCGGCGAGCCCGCTCGGGGTGTTCCTGCTCTACCAGTTCTTCAAGGACATCCCCGACGAGTACGAGGAGGCCGCACGCCTCGACGGGTTCTCGACGTTCCAGATCTTCACGCGGCTCATCCTGCCGCTCTCGCGGCCGGTGTTGACCGCGCTGGCGCTGTTCCAGTTCGTCTTCAACTGGAACGCGTTCCTGTGGCCGCTCGTCGTGCTGCAGGACAACGCGGCGTTCACGCTCCCGATCGGGCTCGTGTCGCTGCTCAACGCCCAGATCTACCGCCCGGGCCGCACCATGGCCGCGGCGCTCATCGCGTCGATACCGCTGCTCCTGGTCTTCCTCCTGCTCCAGCGGTACCTCGTGCAGGCCGTCGAGATGCAGGGCGTCACCGAGTGA
- a CDS encoding carbohydrate ABC transporter permease — protein MSIRNRLSGLTRTEEGHKRQTIGPVSRETLEGYLWALPYLAAFAVFLLWPLAKGLWMSAHDWNPLLPSESEWIGIQNYVELLNDPFFWGALWNTLYFVVLTVAPMVVLSLVLALGVNRNVKGKTALRTIYFSPYVLTIAVVAIVWLEFLSTDFGPINYYLDMFLGIRPQWLTSELLAMPSLAMTTVWWLLGFNFVILLAARQNVPERLYEAARLDGASTWRQFRDITLPQMRNALLFVVIIQFIYQFQVFGQPYVMTSGGPDQSTRTIVYYLYQSAFNQQSFGYAAAIGYILFAILVIISLVNYYVIGGDNE, from the coding sequence ATGTCGATACGTAACCGATTGTCAGGCCTGACTCGGACGGAGGAGGGCCACAAGCGCCAGACCATCGGCCCGGTCAGCCGGGAAACTCTCGAGGGTTATCTCTGGGCCCTGCCGTATCTGGCCGCGTTCGCCGTGTTCCTCCTGTGGCCCCTGGCCAAGGGACTGTGGATGAGCGCCCACGACTGGAACCCGCTGCTCCCCTCGGAGTCGGAGTGGATCGGGATCCAGAACTACGTGGAGCTCCTGAACGACCCGTTCTTCTGGGGCGCCCTCTGGAACACGTTATACTTCGTGGTCCTGACGGTGGCTCCGATGGTGGTCCTGAGCCTGGTCCTCGCGCTGGGCGTCAACCGCAACGTGAAGGGCAAGACCGCGCTCCGGACCATCTACTTCAGCCCCTACGTGTTGACGATCGCGGTCGTGGCGATCGTCTGGCTGGAGTTCCTGTCGACGGACTTCGGGCCGATCAACTACTACCTCGACATGTTCCTCGGGATCCGGCCCCAGTGGCTGACCTCGGAACTGCTCGCGATGCCGTCACTGGCGATGACGACGGTCTGGTGGCTGCTGGGGTTCAACTTCGTGATACTCCTCGCAGCCCGCCAGAACGTCCCCGAGCGGCTGTACGAGGCCGCACGGCTGGACGGCGCCAGCACCTGGCGCCAGTTCCGGGACATCACGCTCCCGCAGATGCGAAACGCCCTGCTGTTCGTCGTCATCATCCAGTTCATCTACCAGTTCCAGGTCTTCGGCCAGCCCTACGTCATGACCAGCGGCGGCCCGGACCAGTCCACGCGGACGATCGTCTACTACCTCTACCAGTCGGCGTTCAACCAGCAGTCGTTCGGCTACGCCGCGGCGATCGGGTACATCCTGTTCGCCATTCTGGTCATAATATCGCTCGTGAACTACTACGTCATCGGAGGAGACAATGAGTGA
- a CDS encoding extracellular solute-binding protein, with protein sequence MLTYWTLFGGGDGVVMSSIIDKFNQERPLGDGVGIRRQRVPWDQYYDRLFTALTGDAAPDMAIMHGSLLRRFSDVLVNPMQHLDAGLEDQYLASHSDMVTINGEAQALPMDFHPAGIYYNKTIFEEAGLDPESPPSNWEEFKAAGDAIVSETDNHAWVPTPYQDGVGSYRAWSSWVKQAGGELFNDDYSEPLFNNEVGREMTQTFYDMTGDWGWAEQTSEENWGNRVFQNGNLGMVTNGTWYVNVMRELDDFEWGFFKPYVAPGHEQNAAWADGHTVILPQSADRNDRKTRLAAEAANWITTQNPEWGTEAGHLPAGREINESGALEEAEIYDKTLSKFLEMAEAEEYFFHPQWPQGDPNDESNWSWLVDVWAHNSEPDEAIQGAEQTINNAIGN encoded by the coding sequence GTGCTCACGTACTGGACGCTGTTCGGTGGTGGCGACGGCGTCGTGATGTCGAGCATCATCGACAAGTTCAACCAGGAACGGCCGCTCGGCGACGGCGTCGGTATCAGGCGCCAGCGCGTCCCGTGGGACCAGTACTACGACAGGCTGTTCACGGCCCTGACCGGCGACGCGGCCCCCGACATGGCGATCATGCATGGGTCGCTGCTGCGACGGTTCAGCGACGTCCTCGTGAACCCGATGCAGCACCTCGATGCCGGTCTGGAGGACCAGTACCTCGCCTCACACAGCGACATGGTCACGATCAACGGCGAGGCCCAGGCCCTGCCGATGGACTTCCACCCGGCCGGGATCTACTACAACAAGACCATCTTCGAGGAGGCGGGTCTCGACCCGGAGAGCCCGCCGAGCAACTGGGAGGAGTTCAAGGCCGCGGGCGACGCGATCGTCTCGGAGACCGACAACCACGCCTGGGTGCCGACGCCCTACCAGGACGGGGTCGGTTCCTACCGCGCCTGGAGTAGCTGGGTCAAACAGGCCGGCGGCGAACTGTTCAACGACGATTACAGCGAGCCCCTGTTCAACAACGAAGTCGGTCGGGAGATGACCCAGACGTTCTACGACATGACCGGTGACTGGGGCTGGGCCGAGCAGACGTCCGAGGAGAACTGGGGGAACCGCGTCTTCCAGAACGGGAACCTCGGGATGGTCACGAACGGGACCTGGTACGTCAACGTCATGCGCGAACTCGACGACTTCGAGTGGGGCTTTTTCAAGCCCTACGTCGCTCCCGGCCACGAGCAAAACGCCGCCTGGGCGGACGGACACACCGTCATCCTGCCCCAGAGCGCCGACCGAAACGATCGGAAGACCCGGCTGGCCGCCGAGGCGGCCAACTGGATCACCACCCAGAACCCCGAGTGGGGAACCGAGGCGGGCCACCTGCCGGCCGGTCGGGAGATAAACGAGTCCGGCGCACTCGAAGAGGCGGAGATCTACGACAAGACGCTCAGCAAGTTCCTCGAGATGGCCGAGGCCGAGGAGTACTTCTTCCACCCGCAGTGGCCCCAGGGCGACCCGAACGACGAGTCCAACTGGAGCTGGCTGGTCGACGTCTGGGCGCACAACTCCGAGCCCGACGAGGCCATCCAGGGAGCCGAACAGACGATCAACAACGCCATCGGGAACTGA
- a CDS encoding ABC transporter ATP-binding protein: MASVSIDDVTKIYEDSDEGRILAVDGVSLDVKDGEFVTIVGPSGSGKSTLLRMVAGLESITDGTITIGDRVINDVQPQDRGVAMVFQNYALYPHMTARKNMSYGLKLTSDLSDEEVDERVEEAAEMMGIKDQLDKKPGSLSGGQQQRVATGRAIVRDPDVFLFDEPLSNLDAKLRVHMRTELQRIQEELGTTSIYVTHDQEEAMTMSDRIVVLDSGQIQQVGTPEQIYNEPANLFVADFVGSPSMNTFDVRLNGNTLEGDAFDYHLSDQHLERVREDASDGEELILGIRPENIHLTDNGEENAIQAHLDVREPIGSDNYLYLTMGGAECRVRVPGDVKPEVGTDITVRFDESNLHLFREETGQNILADVEPATQAAATGESSVATAED, from the coding sequence ATGGCAAGTGTTAGCATCGACGACGTGACGAAGATCTACGAGGACAGCGACGAGGGGCGGATACTGGCCGTCGACGGTGTGAGCCTGGACGTCAAGGACGGCGAGTTCGTGACGATCGTCGGTCCGTCGGGGTCGGGGAAGTCGACGCTGTTGCGGATGGTCGCCGGACTCGAGAGCATCACCGACGGGACGATAACGATCGGGGACCGGGTCATCAACGACGTCCAGCCCCAGGACAGGGGGGTGGCGATGGTCTTCCAGAACTACGCGCTGTACCCCCACATGACCGCCCGGAAGAACATGTCCTACGGGCTGAAACTGACCTCGGATCTCTCGGACGAGGAGGTCGACGAACGCGTCGAGGAGGCCGCCGAGATGATGGGGATCAAAGACCAGCTGGACAAGAAGCCGGGGAGCCTCTCGGGCGGCCAGCAACAGCGCGTCGCCACCGGCCGGGCGATCGTGCGCGACCCCGACGTGTTCCTGTTCGACGAGCCACTCTCGAACCTCGACGCGAAGCTCCGCGTCCACATGCGTACGGAACTCCAGCGCATCCAGGAGGAACTCGGGACGACCTCGATCTACGTGACCCACGACCAGGAGGAGGCGATGACGATGTCCGACCGGATCGTCGTCCTGGACAGCGGGCAGATACAGCAGGTCGGAACGCCGGAGCAGATCTACAACGAGCCCGCGAACCTGTTCGTCGCGGACTTCGTCGGCAGCCCGTCGATGAACACGTTCGACGTGCGGCTGAACGGGAACACGCTCGAGGGCGACGCCTTCGACTACCACCTCTCGGACCAGCACCTGGAACGGGTTCGCGAAGACGCCAGCGATGGGGAGGAACTCATCCTCGGTATCCGCCCGGAGAACATCCACCTGACCGACAACGGTGAGGAAAACGCCATCCAGGCGCACCTCGACGTCCGCGAGCCGATAGGCAGCGACAACTACCTCTATCTCACGATGGGCGGGGCCGAGTGTCGGGTCCGCGTCCCCGGCGACGTCAAGCCCGAGGTGGGGACCGACATCACGGTTCGATTCGACGAGTCGAACCTCCACCTCTTCCGGGAGGAGACCGGTCAGAACATCCTCGCGGATGTCGAACCGGCCACGCAGGCCGCCGCCACCGGTGAGAGTTCGGTCGCGACCGCCGAAGACTGA
- a CDS encoding GMC family oxidoreductase translates to MTGPRTPSDRVDVCIVGSGPAGAVTAAALAERGHEVIVLEAGPRFDFADRQHRMERHLRPAHGWTDVWDMGGPRDAYTSSGPVDYPLNTTRVKGVGGTTLHWLGLTPRFHEKDFEMESRYGLATDWPIAYDDLRPYYAEAETQMGVAGAEDNPFAPPREESFPMERFPPSYSDSLFAEACEELDIAVHSVPQARNSEPYDGRSACQGWGTCAPVCPSGAKYDATVHVRKAEQAGTRVIDRAPVQRLEHDSEGERVEAAVYATPDGTEHRQEARQFVVACGGIETPRLLLLSQSETYPDGLANSSGAVGRYLMEHAFAGTNGLLLERTEQHETGFITSESHQFYDHEDSTPGSVKLEFFNYAGPSPLDIALGDGRWGTDLLEAVDFEFGNRLQIGALVEQLPDPTNRVTLDTDETDDHGNPVPDVSWGVGNHAIAAMEHAQEIQRRILTTMGARVTGQTDVHDPGPARHPMGTTRMGTDPAESVVDTRLRTHDLENLSIASSSVFPTGGAMNPTLTIVTLALKAVEHIDADL, encoded by the coding sequence GTGACCGGGCCGCGGACGCCGTCCGACCGCGTCGACGTCTGTATCGTCGGGTCGGGCCCCGCCGGCGCTGTCACCGCCGCCGCACTCGCCGAGCGCGGCCACGAGGTGATCGTCCTCGAGGCAGGCCCGCGGTTCGATTTCGCCGACCGACAGCACCGGATGGAGCGCCACCTGCGCCCCGCACACGGCTGGACCGACGTCTGGGACATGGGCGGACCGCGGGACGCCTACACGTCGAGCGGCCCCGTCGACTACCCCCTGAACACGACCCGCGTGAAAGGCGTCGGCGGGACAACGCTGCACTGGCTGGGACTCACGCCCCGCTTTCACGAGAAGGACTTCGAGATGGAGAGCCGCTACGGGCTCGCGACCGACTGGCCGATCGCCTACGACGACCTGCGGCCCTACTACGCCGAGGCGGAGACCCAGATGGGCGTCGCCGGCGCCGAGGACAACCCCTTCGCCCCACCCCGCGAGGAATCGTTTCCCATGGAGCGGTTCCCCCCGAGCTACTCGGACTCGCTGTTCGCCGAAGCCTGCGAGGAACTCGACATCGCGGTCCACTCGGTGCCCCAGGCGCGCAACAGCGAACCGTACGACGGCCGGTCGGCTTGCCAGGGCTGGGGCACCTGCGCGCCGGTCTGTCCCTCGGGTGCGAAGTACGACGCGACCGTTCACGTCCGGAAAGCCGAGCAAGCGGGCACACGGGTCATCGACCGGGCGCCGGTCCAGCGGCTCGAACACGATTCGGAGGGCGAGCGCGTCGAGGCCGCCGTCTACGCCACCCCCGACGGGACGGAACACCGCCAGGAGGCTCGCCAGTTCGTCGTCGCCTGTGGCGGCATCGAGACGCCGCGTCTGTTGCTGCTCTCGCAGTCCGAGACGTACCCCGACGGGCTGGCCAACTCCTCGGGAGCGGTCGGTCGCTACCTGATGGAACATGCCTTCGCGGGCACGAACGGGCTCCTGCTGGAGCGGACCGAACAGCACGAGACCGGGTTCATCACCAGCGAGTCCCACCAGTTCTACGACCACGAGGACTCGACCCCGGGAAGCGTCAAACTCGAGTTCTTCAACTACGCCGGCCCGTCGCCGCTGGATATCGCGCTCGGGGACGGGCGGTGGGGTACGGACCTCTTGGAGGCCGTCGACTTCGAGTTCGGCAACCGCCTGCAGATAGGCGCCCTCGTCGAACAGTTGCCCGACCCGACCAACCGCGTCACGCTCGACACCGACGAGACCGACGACCACGGCAACCCCGTCCCGGACGTCTCCTGGGGCGTCGGTAACCACGCCATCGCGGCGATGGAGCACGCCCAGGAGATTCAGCGACGAATCCTCACCACGATGGGCGCGCGTGTCACCGGACAGACCGATGTCCACGACCCCGGCCCGGCACGCCACCCGATGGGGACGACCCGGATGGGGACCGACCCTGCCGAGAGTGTCGTCGACACACGGCTTCGGACACACGACCTCGAAAACCTCTCGATCGCCTCCAGCAGCGTCTTCCCGACCGGCGGCGCGATGAATCCGACACTCACCATCGTCACGCTCGCGCTCAAAGCGGTCGAACACATCGACGCGGACCTGTAG
- a CDS encoding fumarylacetoacetate hydrolase family protein → MRYFQTSDGRGRAVVVERDDELFDLSETEARIDSFREFARAAAIADRSLADLTAALCEEAPAVERAGVRSDLLMPVRPDEIWGAGVTYAISQEDRQAEGGLGETYLDAYEAERPEVYFKATPTRTVGPGEAVGIRGDSEWNVPEPELSLVLLDGEIVGYTVGNDMCSREIERENLLYLPQSKIYDRSCAVGPAVALVDDPHDLEMSMTIERDGETVFADSTSTGEMVRTCEELASYFRRHNYVPELTVLLTGTSIIPPTDVTLHEGDTVAITIEDIGTLENKVVEV, encoded by the coding sequence ATGAGATATTTCCAGACCAGCGACGGGAGGGGGCGGGCTGTCGTCGTCGAGCGGGACGACGAGCTGTTCGACCTGAGCGAGACCGAGGCGCGGATCGACTCGTTCCGGGAATTCGCGCGGGCCGCGGCGATCGCAGACCGCTCGCTGGCCGACCTGACGGCCGCGCTGTGTGAAGAAGCGCCCGCGGTCGAGCGGGCCGGAGTCCGGAGCGACCTGCTGATGCCGGTCCGACCGGACGAGATCTGGGGGGCCGGCGTGACCTACGCCATCAGCCAGGAGGACCGCCAGGCGGAGGGCGGGCTCGGCGAGACGTACCTGGATGCCTACGAGGCCGAGCGCCCGGAAGTGTACTTCAAGGCGACGCCCACGCGGACGGTCGGCCCCGGGGAGGCCGTCGGCATCAGGGGCGACTCCGAGTGGAACGTCCCGGAGCCGGAACTGTCCCTCGTCCTGCTCGACGGCGAAATCGTCGGCTACACCGTCGGCAACGACATGTGCAGCCGCGAGATCGAACGCGAGAACCTGCTGTATCTCCCCCAGAGCAAGATCTACGACCGGAGCTGTGCGGTCGGCCCCGCCGTCGCGCTCGTCGACGACCCGCACGACCTGGAGATGTCGATGACCATCGAACGTGACGGCGAGACGGTGTTCGCCGACTCGACCTCGACCGGGGAGATGGTCCGCACCTGCGAGGAGCTGGCCTCGTACTTCAGACGGCACAACTACGTGCCCGAACTGACCGTACTGCTCACCGGCACCTCCATCATCCCGCCGACCGACGTGACGCTCCACGAGGGCGATACGGTGGCGATCACCATCGAGGACATCGGGACGCTCGAAAACAAGGTCGTCGAAGTCTGA
- a CDS encoding IclR family transcriptional regulator has protein sequence MRREPKIRSTAVSFRIFDKIRDHDGLTLTELVEELDRPTSTVHDHLQTLTDLGYLVREGDEYVVSMKFLDLGGYARSRSRLCRIAESEIRDLALDAGDHANLMVEEHGLGVFLLKRKGDEALPLDTYEGKRVPLHTTALGKSMLAYMDDERVDGIIERHGLPEATEHTITDEDELRTELEAIREQGYATDDEERLEGIRCVAAPIRTADDEVVGAVSVSGIKSRMRGDHFHERVPQKVLSTVNVIEVNMRHQ, from the coding sequence GTGCGCCGTGAGCCGAAGATACGCTCTACTGCGGTGAGCTTCCGTATCTTCGACAAGATCAGGGACCACGACGGGCTGACGCTGACCGAACTCGTCGAGGAACTGGACAGGCCGACGAGCACGGTCCACGACCACCTGCAGACGCTGACGGACCTGGGGTATCTGGTACGGGAGGGCGACGAGTACGTGGTCAGCATGAAATTTCTGGATCTGGGCGGGTACGCTCGCTCGCGCTCGCGCCTGTGTCGGATCGCGGAGTCGGAGATCCGGGACCTCGCGCTGGACGCCGGCGACCACGCGAACCTCATGGTCGAGGAGCACGGCCTCGGGGTGTTTCTGCTCAAGCGGAAGGGCGACGAGGCGCTCCCGCTCGACACGTACGAGGGCAAGCGCGTCCCGCTCCACACCACGGCGCTGGGGAAGTCGATGCTCGCCTACATGGACGACGAGCGGGTCGACGGCATCATCGAGCGCCACGGCCTCCCGGAGGCGACCGAGCACACGATCACCGACGAGGACGAACTGCGGACGGAACTGGAGGCGATCCGCGAGCAGGGCTACGCCACCGACGACGAGGAGCGACTCGAGGGGATCCGCTGCGTCGCCGCGCCCATTCGGACGGCCGACGACGAGGTGGTCGGCGCCGTCAGCGTCTCGGGGATCAAAAGCCGGATGCGGGGCGACCACTTCCACGAGCGCGTCCCCCAGAAGGTCCTGAGCACCGTGAATGTCATCGAGGTCAACATGCGCCACCAGTAG
- a CDS encoding universal stress protein — MPIESVLLPVGLDDSDRADRLVAEAVAVAGPTGATVSVLHVFTESGLDNAIDRLDFDRDGEGVTPEAVARRLAYVQEVTSQLDDAGVDYEVLGAVGDAAERITEVAEEIDADRILIGGRKRSPTGKAVFGSTAQSVMLDASCPVTFVRSDDR; from the coding sequence ATGCCGATCGAATCAGTCCTGTTACCCGTCGGACTGGACGACAGCGACCGCGCCGACCGGCTCGTCGCGGAGGCGGTCGCGGTCGCCGGGCCGACCGGCGCGACCGTCTCGGTCCTGCACGTGTTCACCGAGTCCGGGCTGGACAACGCCATCGACCGACTGGACTTCGACCGCGACGGCGAGGGGGTCACGCCGGAGGCGGTGGCTCGGCGTCTCGCCTACGTTCAGGAAGTGACTTCCCAGCTCGACGACGCCGGCGTCGACTACGAGGTGCTCGGGGCGGTCGGCGACGCCGCCGAGCGGATCACGGAAGTCGCCGAGGAGATCGACGCCGACCGGATCCTCATCGGCGGTCGCAAACGGTCGCCGACCGGGAAGGCCGTCTTCGGCTCGACCGCCCAGTCGGTCATGCTCGACGCGTCCTGTCCCGTGACCTTCGTCCGCTCGGACGACCGCTGA
- a CDS encoding NAD-dependent epimerase/dehydratase family protein, protein MSETVVVTGALGGAGSWVVEELRSDYEVVAVDLSLPETTGVDGVDFRAVDLTEQGPAWETIVDADPTAVVHFGNIPHEEDNAGGDVYENNVLSTYHTLEAAGRAGADVVWASSETVYGTHWTEPELPDYLPVDVEHPVRPWNGYETSKLAGEAAAERVVNRFGVSVASIRPSWIQYPGRYQITAIREAFDFESAGRFGNLWSYVDIRDVVSLVTAALDADFEGHEVFNAFAADNFLGVDTAAAVEAGFGDLPADCDLDGDESAFSTAHARDLLGWEPTHSWETAEDESVEGPSFA, encoded by the coding sequence ATGTCCGAGACAGTCGTCGTCACCGGCGCGCTCGGCGGCGCCGGAAGCTGGGTCGTCGAGGAACTCCGTTCCGACTACGAGGTGGTCGCGGTCGACCTGTCGCTCCCGGAGACGACCGGGGTCGATGGCGTCGACTTCCGGGCCGTCGACCTGACCGAGCAGGGGCCGGCCTGGGAGACGATCGTCGACGCGGACCCGACCGCAGTCGTCCACTTCGGCAACATCCCCCACGAGGAGGACAACGCCGGCGGCGACGTGTACGAGAACAACGTCCTGAGCACGTATCACACGCTGGAGGCGGCCGGCCGCGCGGGCGCCGACGTGGTCTGGGCCTCCAGCGAGACGGTGTACGGGACCCACTGGACGGAACCGGAACTCCCCGACTACCTCCCCGTCGACGTGGAACACCCGGTGCGACCCTGGAACGGCTACGAGACGTCGAAACTCGCGGGCGAGGCCGCGGCCGAGCGCGTCGTCAACCGGTTCGGTGTCTCGGTCGCCTCGATCCGTCCCTCGTGGATCCAGTACCCCGGGCGCTACCAGATCACCGCTATCCGCGAGGCGTTCGACTTCGAGAGCGCGGGCCGGTTCGGCAACCTCTGGTCGTACGTCGACATCCGCGACGTGGTGTCGCTCGTCACGGCCGCGCTCGACGCCGACTTCGAGGGCCACGAGGTGTTCAACGCCTTCGCCGCGGACAACTTCCTCGGCGTCGACACCGCGGCCGCGGTCGAGGCCGGCTTCGGCGACCTACCGGCCGACTGCGACCTCGACGGCGACGAGTCGGCGTTCTCGACGGCCCACGCGAGGGACCTGCTCGGCTGGGAGCCGACCCACTCCTGGGAGACCGCCGAGGACGAGTCCGTCGAGGGCCCGTCGTTCGCCTGA
- a CDS encoding aldo/keto reductase: MDELPLGTTGETVSPVCLGAMYFGSRTDPETSRAILDRYYEAGGRFLDTANIYATWVDGHDEPASEPFLGEWMADRGNRDELFLATKVGFDYGEVPQSLEPDLIEREVEKSLDRLGTDYVDLLYAHVDDRETPLAETMEAFDRLVESGKVRHVGASNYHGWRLARANTLAEERGLTKFSCVQPRFSYLVPHRNADFAPQRPATDELVTYCDDHDLTMLPYSPLLGGCYGRDDRRIPEGYVTTENRLKMEAVQDIAERKDASGNQVVLAWLTQRDPPTIPVVGCSSVEQLEENLAALELELTDAEMERLNSIETLGGLQ; this comes from the coding sequence ATGGACGAACTCCCGCTCGGAACGACCGGAGAGACGGTCAGTCCGGTCTGTCTCGGCGCGATGTACTTCGGCAGCCGGACCGACCCGGAGACCTCGCGGGCGATCCTCGACCGCTACTACGAGGCGGGCGGGCGATTCCTCGACACGGCCAACATCTACGCGACGTGGGTCGACGGTCACGACGAGCCCGCGAGCGAGCCGTTCCTCGGCGAGTGGATGGCCGACCGCGGCAATCGCGACGAACTGTTCCTCGCTACCAAGGTCGGGTTCGACTACGGGGAGGTTCCGCAGTCGCTGGAGCCCGACCTGATCGAGCGGGAAGTCGAGAAGAGCCTCGACCGACTCGGCACCGACTACGTCGACCTGCTGTACGCCCACGTCGACGACCGCGAGACGCCCCTCGCGGAGACAATGGAGGCCTTCGACCGGCTGGTCGAGTCGGGCAAAGTCCGCCACGTCGGCGCCAGCAACTACCACGGGTGGCGCCTCGCCCGCGCGAACACGCTCGCCGAGGAGCGCGGGTTGACGAAATTCAGTTGCGTCCAGCCGCGCTTCTCGTATCTCGTTCCCCACCGGAACGCGGACTTCGCACCGCAGCGACCGGCCACCGACGAACTCGTCACGTACTGCGACGACCACGACCTGACGATGCTGCCGTACTCGCCGCTCCTGGGGGGCTGTTACGGCCGCGACGACCGCCGGATCCCCGAAGGATACGTCACCACGGAGAACCGCCTGAAGATGGAGGCAGTACAGGACATCGCCGAGCGCAAGGATGCCTCGGGCAACCAGGTCGTCCTCGCGTGGCTGACCCAGCGCGACCCGCCGACGATCCCGGTCGTCGGCTGTAGCTCCGTCGAACAGCTCGAGGAGAACCTCGCGGCGCTGGAACTGGAGCTGACCGACGCCGAGATGGAACGGCTGAACAGCATCGAGACGCTCGGCGGGCTGCAGTAG
- a CDS encoding cupin domain-containing protein, whose product MADENFVQGDGVPTQLFDWGKLKWMASPEVNDCERFSAGVVNLEPGKGHDLHTHPDSDEILYVIKGEGEQTVDGDTREISTGEMVFIPEGVEHGTFNTGWEPLQLLAVYAPPGPEAELAEAPESEIVPPGEAPTRDD is encoded by the coding sequence ATGGCAGACGAGAACTTCGTTCAGGGTGACGGCGTGCCGACGCAACTGTTCGACTGGGGGAAACTCAAGTGGATGGCCTCGCCCGAGGTGAACGACTGCGAGCGGTTCAGCGCCGGCGTCGTCAACCTCGAACCGGGGAAGGGCCACGACCTGCACACTCACCCCGACAGCGACGAGATCCTCTACGTCATCAAGGGAGAGGGCGAGCAGACCGTCGACGGTGACACGCGGGAGATCAGCACCGGCGAGATGGTGTTCATTCCGGAGGGCGTCGAACACGGGACGTTCAACACCGGCTGGGAACCGCTACAACTGCTCGCCGTCTACGCGCCGCCGGGGCCCGAAGCCGAACTCGCCGAGGCACCGGAGTCGGAGATCGTTCCGCCCGGCGAGGCGCCGACGCGAGACGACTGA